A single Kryptolebias marmoratus isolate JLee-2015 linkage group LG7, ASM164957v2, whole genome shotgun sequence DNA region contains:
- the LOC108242305 gene encoding RNA-binding protein 4.1-like produces the protein MVKIFIGNLSPDTTSDELRSLFSQYGKISECSIVKNFGFVHMDNKTEAEEAIRNLHQYELNGQPLNVELSRGKSRGSTKLHVGNIACTNQELRAKFEEFGAVLECDIVKNYAFVHMERMEDAMDAIIKLDNTAFKGKLMSVKLSTSRLRTAPGMGDRSGCYRCGQEGHWSKECPLDQNGFNRNGSEPNSEGFDPSRFGGRGHSRGYPDFSGAPEFDGSYGHGFAQNANMAAYRGGAGYEGAMRYGPHPGYGMGTVADHSMARMYGSEAAYRGNGSVYGAVPGFSVRRSPYEERDPYGVVDYYEKYRASYGANYFEERRGAPLPGPGPATTTTTTPMRDRVPPSSVDPYQCPPLPPAVAPVPSYYARERSPIRRVAGETGGFTYERSRLSPVTATPRTTTFDTRDATAERARFTY, from the exons ATGGTGAAAATCTTCATTGGAAACCTGTCCCCGGACACTACGTCGGACGAGCTCCGCTCTCTCTTCTCCCAGTACGGCAAGATCTCAGAATGCTCCATCGTCAAGAACTTCGGCTTCGTGCACATGGACAACAAGACCGAGGCAGAGGAGGCCATACGCAACCTCCACCAGTACGAGCTAAACGGCCAGCCCCTGAACGTGGAGCTGAGCCGTGGCAAGTCGAGGGGCTCCACCAAGCTGCACGTGGGCAACATTGCGTGCACCAACCAGGAGCTGAGGGCCAAGTTCGAGGAGTTTGGCGCGGTGCTGGAGTGCGACATTGTAAAAAACTATGCTTTTGTTCACATGGAGCGAATGGAGGACGCCATGGATGCTATTATTAAGTTGGATAACACGGCTTTTAAAG GAAAACTGATGAGTGTGAAGCTTTCCACTAGCCGCCTGCGTACTGCGCCGGGAATGGGAGACAGATCGGGGTGTTATCGTTGCGGGCAGGAAGGCCACTGGTCCAAAGAATGCCCCTTAGACCAAAACGGCTTCAACCGAAACGGCTCGGAGCCAAACTCTGAAGGATTCGATCCCTCGAGATTTGGCGGGCGCGGTCACAGCCGGGGTTACCCAGACTTCAGCGGCGCTCCGGAATTCGACGGCAGCTACGGTCATGGTTTTGCTCAGAACGCCAACATGGCGGCTTACAGAGGAGGCGCGGGCTACGAGGGCGCAATGAGATACGGGCCCCACCCAGGTTACGGCATGGGTACTGTCGCCGATCATAGCATGGCTCGGATGTACGGCAGCGAGGCGGCATACAGGGGCAACGGCTCCGTCTACGGTGCGGTACCAGGCTTCTCGGTGCGGCGGTCGCCTTACGAGGAACGGGATCCTTACGGGGTCGTGGACTACTACGAGAAATACAGGGCAAGTTACGGAGCCAATTATTTCGAGGAACGGCGTGGTGCTCCTTTGCCTGGGCCCGGCCCCgcaaccaccaccaccaccacacccATGAGGGACCGTGTGCCCCCGTCGAGCGTCGACCCATACCAAtgtcctcccctccctcctgcagTGGCCCCGGTGCCCTCATACTACGCACGTGAGCGGAGTCCGATACGGAGAGTCGCCGGCGAGACGGGTGGATTTACATACGAGCGTTCGCGCCTTTCCCCAGTGACCGCAACCCCAAGAACCACGACCTTCGATACGCGGGACGCCACCGCTGAGCGGGCACGCTTTACATACTAA